The Blastococcus sp. HT6-4 genome window below encodes:
- a CDS encoding DUF3048 domain-containing protein yields the protein METVPVRPDQRRSGGLVRRLGVALVVVAALAGCGTAPAAPVAAPTTAPPPPPPPPPPVLWPLTGVDSAGTSIDRPALAVKIENSVSARPQTGLGAADMVWEQVVEGGITRYVAVYHSTLPAELGPVRSVRPMDPAIAAPLRGVFAFSGGQRPYVDAIAAAGLQVLSHDAGAGGFHRQAGRSAPHNVYADPLALLAQADAGHGAAPGVQFPISAAAEQASAAVAGAPAGVLDLTLSGISHPRWTWSPPDGRWLRAEGDTPAVEADGTPLRATNVVVLRVDVVNTGSRDPAGNPVPETVMVGGGEALVATGGRTLPATWSKASVTEPVVLAAADGAPVTLAAGPTWVELVPSRTGAVTVR from the coding sequence GTGGAAACCGTCCCCGTCCGGCCCGACCAACGCCGGTCCGGCGGCCTGGTCCGGCGGCTGGGTGTGGCGCTCGTGGTCGTCGCGGCCCTCGCCGGCTGCGGCACCGCGCCGGCAGCACCGGTCGCCGCACCGACGACCGCCCCGCCACCACCGCCACCGCCGCCCCCGCCGGTGCTGTGGCCGCTCACCGGGGTGGACAGCGCGGGGACGAGCATCGACCGGCCGGCGCTGGCCGTGAAGATCGAGAACTCCGTGTCCGCCCGTCCGCAGACGGGGCTGGGGGCCGCGGACATGGTCTGGGAGCAGGTCGTCGAGGGCGGGATCACCCGCTACGTGGCCGTCTACCACTCCACGCTGCCGGCCGAGTTGGGGCCGGTGCGGTCGGTGCGCCCCATGGACCCGGCGATCGCCGCGCCGCTGCGAGGGGTGTTCGCCTTCTCCGGCGGGCAGCGCCCGTACGTCGACGCGATCGCCGCCGCCGGGCTGCAGGTGCTCAGCCACGACGCCGGGGCGGGTGGCTTCCACCGGCAGGCGGGCCGCTCCGCACCGCACAACGTCTACGCCGACCCCCTGGCGCTCCTGGCCCAGGCCGACGCCGGGCACGGGGCGGCCCCGGGCGTGCAGTTCCCGATCTCGGCCGCGGCCGAGCAGGCGTCCGCCGCGGTGGCGGGCGCCCCGGCCGGCGTGCTCGACCTGACGCTCTCCGGGATCAGCCACCCCCGCTGGACGTGGAGCCCCCCGGACGGGCGCTGGCTGCGCGCCGAGGGCGACACCCCCGCGGTCGAGGCCGACGGGACCCCCCTGCGCGCCACCAACGTCGTGGTGCTCCGGGTCGACGTCGTGAACACCGGCTCCCGGGACCCGGCCGGCAACCCGGTGCCGGAGACGGTGATGGTCGGTGGGGGCGAGGCGCTCGTGGCCACCGGCGGCCGGACGCTCCCCGCCACCTGGTCGAAGGCCTCGGTCACCGAGCCGGTGGTGCTCGCGGCGGCCGACGGCGCCCCTGTCACGCTGGCCGCCGGCCCCACCTGGGTGGAGCTGGTGCCGAGCCGGACGGGCGCGGTCACCGTCCGCTGA
- a CDS encoding SpoIIE family protein phosphatase, protein MTSAAVTSRGAAQRSVEEALLRCAEEPIAIPGAIQPHGALLAVTEPDLAVVVASAGADALFGRPVRGATVGELLGPDGTARLRAGLAGELAEVNPLRVQVAGADVDVLLHRADGLLVTEWEPVQGAGQAGAAWHRRLPTVLQRLSATAGLDELTAVLARDVRSLTGFDRVMVYRFDAEWNGEVIAEDRRADLEPFLGLRYPAGDIPAQARALYATNWMRLIPDAGYRPVPLEPPVTPATGRPLDLSGAMLRSVSPVHLEYLANMGVVASMSVSLIDRGTLWGLISCHHYAGPHRPSYPDRTAAEFLARTASLLLHTKVSAAEQGGVVEVAQRQAELAAAVGRTPRAPAAALTGGDVTVLDLLPAAGAAVRLGGRLHLLGTTPPADRVLPLVRELLDAGVPVTDAVGRAVPAAADLAPCASGVLAAEVGGGRGDFLAWFRPETLREITWGGNPYTPKTAPGDSGPRLSPRRSFEAWSETVRGTARPWRDHEVAAARGLAALLTETALNRVAEDDRLATALQRTLLLEELPQLPGVALAARYRPSEDDVVGGDWYDLVPLPGGRISIVLGDVAGHGLAAAAVTAQLRHALRAHLLRAPGPAAALDGLNEVIGALLPGELATAVVAELDPATGEVVVANAGHLPVLHATAEGAEYLAGGRGPALGLLDAAGYAETRLTLAGDDRLLLVSDGLVERGAGGLAAGLAELRAAVAAGPAEPQALLDAVLDALDPPRTDDVTLLAVART, encoded by the coding sequence GTGACGTCCGCCGCAGTGACCAGCCGCGGCGCAGCGCAGCGGTCCGTCGAGGAGGCGCTCCTCCGGTGCGCCGAGGAGCCGATCGCCATCCCGGGGGCGATCCAGCCGCACGGCGCGCTGCTGGCGGTCACCGAGCCCGACCTCGCCGTCGTCGTGGCCTCCGCCGGCGCCGACGCGCTCTTCGGCCGCCCCGTCCGCGGCGCCACCGTGGGCGAGCTGCTCGGCCCCGACGGCACGGCCCGGTTGCGGGCCGGCCTCGCCGGGGAGCTCGCCGAGGTGAACCCGCTGCGGGTGCAGGTGGCCGGCGCCGACGTCGACGTCCTCCTGCACCGCGCCGACGGGCTGCTGGTCACCGAGTGGGAGCCGGTGCAGGGCGCCGGGCAGGCCGGTGCCGCCTGGCACCGGCGGCTGCCCACGGTGCTGCAGCGGCTGTCGGCGACCGCCGGCCTCGACGAGCTGACCGCGGTGCTGGCCCGCGACGTCCGCTCGCTCACCGGCTTCGACCGGGTGATGGTCTACCGCTTCGACGCCGAGTGGAACGGCGAGGTGATCGCCGAGGACCGCCGCGCCGACCTCGAGCCCTTCCTCGGTCTCCGGTACCCGGCCGGCGACATCCCCGCCCAGGCCCGGGCGCTCTACGCGACCAACTGGATGCGGCTGATCCCGGACGCCGGATACCGCCCCGTGCCGCTGGAGCCGCCGGTCACCCCGGCCACGGGCCGGCCGCTGGACCTCTCCGGGGCGATGCTGCGCAGCGTCTCGCCGGTCCACCTGGAGTACCTGGCCAACATGGGCGTCGTGGCCTCGATGTCGGTGTCGCTGATCGACCGCGGGACGCTGTGGGGCCTCATCTCCTGCCACCACTACGCGGGCCCGCACCGGCCCTCCTACCCGGATCGGACGGCCGCGGAGTTCCTGGCCCGCACCGCCTCGCTGCTGCTGCACACGAAGGTCTCCGCCGCGGAGCAGGGCGGCGTGGTCGAGGTCGCGCAGCGGCAGGCCGAGCTGGCCGCGGCTGTCGGCCGGACGCCGCGGGCGCCGGCCGCGGCGCTGACCGGGGGCGACGTCACCGTCCTCGACCTGCTGCCCGCCGCGGGTGCGGCGGTGCGGCTGGGGGGCCGGCTGCACCTGCTGGGGACGACGCCGCCGGCCGACCGCGTGCTCCCGCTGGTGCGGGAGCTGCTGGACGCCGGCGTCCCGGTCACCGACGCGGTCGGCCGCGCCGTTCCCGCGGCGGCCGACCTCGCCCCGTGCGCCAGCGGCGTGCTCGCCGCCGAGGTGGGCGGCGGACGCGGGGACTTCCTCGCCTGGTTCCGGCCGGAGACGCTTCGCGAGATCACCTGGGGCGGCAACCCGTACACCCCGAAGACGGCGCCGGGCGACAGCGGCCCGAGGCTGAGCCCGCGCCGGTCGTTCGAGGCATGGAGCGAGACGGTGCGGGGGACGGCCCGGCCGTGGCGGGACCACGAGGTCGCCGCCGCCCGCGGCCTCGCCGCCCTCCTCACCGAGACCGCGCTCAACCGGGTGGCGGAGGACGACCGGCTGGCCACCGCCCTCCAGCGCACCCTCCTGCTGGAGGAGCTGCCGCAGCTGCCCGGCGTCGCCCTGGCCGCCCGGTACCGCCCGAGCGAGGACGACGTCGTCGGCGGCGACTGGTACGACCTCGTGCCGCTGCCCGGCGGCCGGATCTCGATCGTGCTGGGCGACGTCGCCGGGCACGGCCTGGCCGCCGCGGCGGTCACCGCCCAGCTGCGGCACGCCCTGCGCGCCCACCTGCTGCGCGCGCCCGGGCCCGCGGCGGCCCTGGACGGGCTGAACGAGGTGATCGGCGCGCTGCTGCCTGGCGAGCTCGCGACCGCCGTCGTCGCCGAGCTGGACCCGGCGACCGGGGAGGTCGTCGTCGCCAACGCCGGCCACCTGCCGGTGCTGCACGCCACCGCCGAAGGTGCGGAGTACCTGGCCGGGGGGCGCGGCCCGGCGCTGGGGCTGCTCGACGCCGCGGGCTACGCCGAGACCCGGCTGACCCTCGCCGGCGACGACCGGCTGCTGCTGGTCAGCGACGGGCTGGTGGAGCGCGGCGCCGGTGGCCTGGCCGCCGGCCTCGCGGAGCTGCGCGCCGCCGTCGCCGCCGGGCCGGCCGAGCCGCAGGCCCTGCTCGACGCGGTGCTCGACGCCCTCGACCCGCCGCGCACCGACGACGTGACCCTGCTGGCGGTCGCCCGCACGTGA
- a CDS encoding STAS domain-containing protein, producing the protein MFFAVARTTIAGRPALTVRGELDMATAPRLAEAAESLLATSPAALVVDLTPTAFLDSSGARTLVGIARRAAAAGTALHVVAPPGNRPVRLPIDLLDLGSVVPLVGSVDELPLAVPDRDAP; encoded by the coding sequence GTGTTCTTCGCGGTGGCACGGACGACGATCGCCGGGCGCCCGGCCCTCACCGTACGGGGTGAGCTCGACATGGCGACCGCACCTCGACTGGCCGAGGCCGCCGAGTCGCTGCTCGCCACCTCGCCCGCGGCGCTGGTCGTCGATCTCACGCCGACGGCCTTCCTCGACTCCTCGGGGGCGCGCACCCTGGTCGGCATCGCCCGCCGCGCCGCCGCGGCCGGGACGGCCCTGCACGTCGTCGCCCCGCCCGGCAACCGGCCGGTCCGGCTGCCGATCGACCTGCTCGACCTCGGCTCCGTCGTCCCACTGGTGGGTTCGGTCGACGAGCTCCCGCTCGCCGTGCCCGACCGCGACGCCCCGTGA
- a CDS encoding ATP-binding protein, giving the protein MNVEFSVRLPTDTHSVPLVRGLVRQALEHLRVPGAVVEEIVLALTEACANVVDHAADQDVYQVDVAIDEQLCRISVLDGGDGFDVAATQDAGTLPTDDRGRGLQLMHSLTDRLEFGQGEDGRHRVTFEKWLAPPPRLRLLDPN; this is encoded by the coding sequence GTGAACGTCGAGTTCAGCGTGCGGCTGCCCACCGACACGCACAGCGTCCCGCTCGTGCGCGGGCTGGTCCGGCAGGCGCTGGAGCACCTGCGGGTGCCCGGGGCCGTCGTCGAGGAGATCGTGCTGGCGCTCACCGAGGCCTGCGCCAACGTCGTCGACCACGCCGCCGATCAGGACGTCTACCAGGTCGACGTGGCCATCGACGAGCAGCTGTGCCGGATCAGCGTGCTCGACGGGGGCGACGGCTTCGACGTCGCGGCCACCCAGGACGCCGGCACCCTGCCCACCGACGACCGGGGCCGCGGCCTGCAGCTCATGCACTCCCTGACCGACCGGTTGGAGTTCGGCCAGGGCGAGGACGGCCGGCACCGGGTCACCTTCGAGAAGTGGCTGGCCCCTCCACCGCGTCTGCGGCTGCTCGACCCGAACTGA
- the ilvA gene encoding threonine ammonia-lyase IlvA — protein MSRSADPAARTTQDVAAEVRDAARRLAGVAERTPLQRNARLSGMTGADVWLKREDLQVGRSYKIRGAYNTISRLDDAARSAGVVAASAGNHGQGVAYACRALQVHGQVFVPGTTPRQKRERIASLGGDMVRLVVTGDSYDEAAAAAAEHALSTGATPVPAFDALSTVTGQATVAVEILEQLGTAPDVVVLPVGGGGLLAGCATWLRIASPGTRLVGVEPAGAASMAAALAAGEPVELPEIDTFVDGAAVRRAGAVTYPLVRDSGAELLTVPEGQICTEMLELYQADGIIAEPAGALSSAALSGGTVTVGPGQTVVCLLSGGNNDVSRYAEVVERSLVHRGLKHYFLVEFPQEPGALRRFLDEVLGPDDDIVLFEYVKRDNRETGAALTGIELGSADGLAGLLERIEASPLRIQLVAPGTTAYRFLI, from the coding sequence GTGAGCCGCTCCGCCGATCCCGCCGCGCGCACCACCCAGGACGTCGCCGCCGAGGTGCGCGACGCCGCCCGCCGACTGGCGGGGGTGGCCGAGCGGACTCCGCTGCAGCGCAACGCCCGGCTCTCGGGCATGACCGGCGCCGACGTGTGGCTCAAGCGCGAGGACCTGCAGGTCGGCCGCTCGTACAAGATCCGCGGCGCGTACAACACCATCAGCCGGCTGGACGACGCCGCGCGGTCCGCCGGCGTCGTCGCCGCCAGCGCCGGCAACCACGGGCAGGGCGTGGCCTACGCCTGCCGGGCCCTCCAGGTGCACGGGCAGGTGTTCGTCCCGGGGACGACGCCGCGGCAGAAGCGCGAGCGGATCGCCTCGCTCGGCGGCGACATGGTGCGGCTGGTGGTCACCGGCGACTCCTACGACGAGGCGGCGGCCGCGGCCGCGGAGCACGCGCTCAGCACCGGGGCCACGCCGGTGCCGGCGTTCGACGCGCTGTCGACGGTCACCGGCCAGGCGACGGTCGCCGTCGAGATCCTCGAGCAGCTGGGCACCGCGCCCGACGTCGTCGTCCTGCCGGTGGGCGGTGGCGGTCTGCTGGCCGGTTGCGCCACGTGGCTGCGGATCGCCTCGCCCGGCACCCGGCTGGTGGGCGTCGAGCCCGCGGGCGCGGCGAGCATGGCCGCCGCCCTGGCGGCCGGGGAGCCGGTGGAGCTGCCCGAGATCGACACGTTCGTCGACGGCGCCGCCGTCCGCCGGGCCGGTGCGGTCACCTACCCGCTGGTGCGCGACTCCGGCGCCGAGCTGCTGACCGTGCCCGAGGGGCAGATCTGCACCGAGATGCTCGAGCTCTACCAGGCCGACGGGATCATCGCCGAGCCCGCGGGCGCGCTGTCGTCGGCCGCGCTGAGCGGCGGCACCGTCACCGTCGGACCCGGGCAGACGGTCGTCTGCCTCCTGTCCGGCGGCAACAACGACGTCAGCCGGTACGCCGAGGTGGTCGAGCGGTCGCTGGTGCACCGCGGGCTCAAGCACTACTTCCTGGTGGAGTTCCCGCAGGAACCCGGCGCGCTGCGCCGCTTCCTCGACGAGGTGCTCGGCCCCGACGACGACATCGTGCTGTTCGAGTACGTGAAGCGGGACAACCGGGAGACCGGGGCGGCGCTGACCGGCATCGAGCTGGGCAGCGCCGACGGCCTGGCCGGCCTGCTGGAGCGGATCGAGGCCAGCCCGTTGCGCATCCAGCTCGTGGCGCCGGGGACGACGGCCTACCGCTTCCTCATCTAG
- a CDS encoding D-2-hydroxyacid dehydrogenase family protein, translating to MHRIAVLDDYQSVAAAFADWSQLPEPAEVVAFHDAVGDPDELVARLRTFDVVVAMRERTRFGRDVLERLPELRLLVTTGMRNKSIDVAAATELGITVCGTAASATATVELTWALILAALRHLPQEDAAMRAGAWQQTIGGDLAGATLGVVGLGRLGSQVARIGAAFGMDVVAWSQNLTDERAAEVGARRVERDELFATADVVTVHLLLSKRTRGLIGAEDLALMKNTAILVNTSRGPIVDEAALVDVLRDGRIAGAGLDVYDVEPLPRDSPLRELRRAVLTPHLGYVTRGTYEVFYREAVEDVAAFLAGSPIRVIG from the coding sequence GTGCACCGCATCGCCGTCCTGGACGACTACCAGTCCGTCGCCGCCGCCTTCGCCGACTGGTCGCAGCTGCCCGAGCCGGCGGAGGTCGTGGCCTTCCACGACGCGGTCGGCGACCCCGACGAGCTCGTCGCGCGGTTGCGCACCTTCGACGTCGTCGTCGCCATGCGGGAGCGCACCCGGTTCGGCCGCGACGTCCTCGAACGGCTGCCCGAGTTGCGGCTGCTGGTCACGACCGGCATGCGCAACAAGTCGATCGACGTCGCGGCCGCCACCGAGCTCGGCATCACCGTCTGCGGCACCGCGGCATCGGCCACCGCCACCGTCGAGCTGACCTGGGCGCTGATCCTGGCCGCCCTGCGGCACCTCCCGCAGGAGGACGCCGCCATGCGGGCCGGGGCCTGGCAGCAGACGATCGGCGGCGACCTCGCCGGCGCCACCCTCGGCGTCGTCGGGCTCGGCCGGCTCGGCTCGCAGGTGGCCCGGATCGGCGCCGCCTTCGGCATGGACGTCGTCGCCTGGAGCCAGAACCTCACCGACGAGCGCGCCGCTGAGGTGGGTGCCCGCCGGGTGGAGCGGGACGAGCTCTTCGCCACCGCGGACGTCGTCACCGTCCACCTGCTGCTGTCGAAGCGGACCCGGGGCCTGATCGGCGCCGAGGACCTCGCGCTGATGAAGAACACCGCGATCCTGGTCAACACCAGCCGCGGCCCGATCGTCGACGAGGCCGCGCTGGTCGACGTCCTGCGCGACGGCCGCATCGCCGGCGCCGGACTCGACGTCTACGACGTCGAGCCGCTGCCGCGCGACTCGCCGCTGCGGGAGCTGCGCCGCGCCGTGCTCACCCCCCACCTGGGCTACGTGACCCGCGGGACCTACGAGGTGTTCTACCGCGAGGCGGTCGAGGACGTCGCCGCCTTCCTCGCCGGCAGCCCGATCCGGGTGATCGGCTAG
- a CDS encoding carboxyl transferase domain-containing protein, translated as MARLLIANRGEIAVRIARAAAAEGMTSVAVTAADEPEASHLAAADETVVLPGSGPAAYLDAAAIVRAALDNGCDLIHPGYGFLSESPALPRACADAGGPVTVVGPGAAVLEIAGDKVLARDAARAAGVPVPGGTGEDPDPGAVADLLGATGAVMLKARHGGGGRATRILRRGDDVAAAVAQVSDEARVAFGTDALLAEELVERARHVEVQVLGDDREEVVVLGDRDCSLQRTRQKVVEIAPAPDLPERVRGKLHDAAAAFARHVGLRGLATVEFLVPADHPERFTFLECNPRLQVEHTVTEETSGLDLVRLQLRVAAGATLGELGLAGGPPRPSGWAVQARISAETLTADGAVVPSSGVITSLVLPGGPGVRVDTAARAGTEQSPRYDPLLAKVVVAERQGGLPDALRRLDRALAEVDIRGVATNTAFLRALLAHPDVAGATTTFVDDHLAELTPAPQEDAEQEGLRAPVPGTVVAVEAGPGTTVGPGGAVVVLEAMKMEHVVALPAGGTVLRVAVRVGETVRRGQLLADVEHSAPGEQRAGEALDLDADRPDLAEVRRRHEIGLDEHRTEAVARRHAQGRRTARENLADLVDEGSFLEYGPLVFAAQERRRSREELQERTPADGVVGGLADVNGALVGRDRSAAVVVSYDYTVLAGTQGMRGHLKKDRLFELAEQRRLPVVLFAEGGGGRPGDVDSGHISALDTMAFTLFGKLSGLVPTVGIASGRCFAGNAALLGTCDVVIATEDATIGMGGPAMIEGGGLGVVDPDDIGPIDVQHANGVVDVRVADDAAAVAAARQYLSYFQGPVADWTAPDQRVLRHLVPENRKRAYDMRAVLHALADEGSVLELRDGWGHGTITALARVEGAPVGVVANVPTHLGGAIDADAADKAARFLQLCDAHGLPVVFLCDTPGFMVGPESERTATVRHFSRLFVIGANLSVPIGTVVVRKAYGLGAQAMAGGSMKVPRFAVGWPTSEFGPMGLEGAVRLGMRRELAAIEDDAERAAAYDAAVAAAYERGRGLNVAAHWEIDDVIDPADTRRWITTLTREVAATPRPPGRVRPHVDTW; from the coding sequence GTGGCCCGCCTGCTGATCGCCAACCGCGGCGAGATCGCCGTCCGCATCGCCCGCGCCGCGGCTGCCGAGGGGATGACGTCGGTCGCCGTCACCGCCGCCGACGAACCCGAAGCCTCGCACCTCGCCGCCGCGGACGAGACCGTCGTGCTCCCCGGCAGCGGCCCGGCCGCCTACCTCGACGCCGCCGCGATCGTGCGCGCCGCGCTCGACAACGGCTGCGACCTGATCCACCCGGGCTACGGCTTCCTCTCCGAGAGCCCGGCGCTGCCGCGCGCCTGCGCCGACGCCGGCGGCCCGGTCACCGTGGTGGGCCCCGGCGCGGCCGTCCTCGAGATCGCCGGCGACAAGGTCCTCGCCCGGGACGCGGCGCGGGCCGCCGGTGTCCCGGTCCCCGGCGGCACCGGGGAGGACCCCGACCCGGGCGCCGTCGCCGACCTCCTCGGCGCCACCGGCGCGGTCATGCTCAAGGCCCGGCACGGCGGGGGAGGGCGGGCCACCCGCATCCTCCGCCGTGGGGACGACGTCGCGGCGGCCGTCGCGCAGGTGTCCGACGAGGCCCGCGTCGCCTTCGGTACCGACGCCCTGCTGGCCGAGGAGCTCGTCGAACGGGCCCGGCACGTCGAGGTGCAGGTGCTCGGCGACGACCGCGAGGAGGTCGTCGTGCTCGGCGACCGCGACTGCTCGCTGCAGCGCACCCGGCAGAAGGTCGTCGAGATCGCCCCGGCCCCGGACCTCCCGGAGCGGGTGCGCGGGAAGCTGCACGACGCCGCGGCCGCGTTCGCCCGGCACGTCGGGCTCCGCGGCCTGGCGACGGTCGAGTTCCTCGTGCCCGCCGATCATCCGGAACGGTTCACCTTCCTCGAGTGCAATCCGCGCCTGCAGGTGGAGCACACCGTCACCGAGGAGACCTCCGGGCTGGACCTGGTGCGGCTCCAGCTGCGGGTCGCCGCCGGGGCCACCCTCGGCGAGCTGGGCCTCGCCGGCGGCCCGCCCCGGCCGTCCGGCTGGGCCGTGCAGGCCCGCATCAGCGCGGAGACGCTCACCGCCGACGGCGCGGTCGTCCCGTCGTCCGGCGTGATCACCTCCCTCGTCCTGCCCGGCGGCCCGGGCGTCCGCGTCGACACCGCGGCGCGGGCCGGCACCGAGCAGAGCCCCCGCTACGACCCGCTGCTGGCCAAGGTGGTGGTCGCCGAGCGGCAGGGCGGGCTGCCCGACGCGCTGCGCCGGCTCGACCGTGCGCTCGCCGAGGTCGACATCCGGGGCGTCGCCACGAACACCGCCTTCCTCCGGGCCCTGCTGGCCCATCCGGACGTCGCCGGCGCGACCACCACGTTCGTCGACGACCACCTCGCCGAGCTGACCCCGGCTCCCCAGGAGGACGCGGAGCAGGAGGGGCTGCGCGCCCCGGTCCCCGGCACCGTCGTCGCCGTCGAGGCGGGGCCCGGCACGACGGTCGGGCCCGGGGGTGCGGTCGTCGTCCTGGAGGCGATGAAGATGGAGCACGTCGTCGCGCTCCCTGCCGGCGGCACGGTGCTCCGCGTCGCGGTGCGAGTGGGCGAGACCGTCCGCCGGGGTCAGCTGCTCGCCGACGTCGAGCACTCCGCGCCCGGCGAGCAGCGCGCCGGTGAGGCGCTCGACCTCGACGCCGACCGCCCCGATCTCGCCGAGGTCCGCCGCCGGCACGAGATCGGCCTCGACGAGCACCGCACCGAGGCCGTCGCCAGGCGGCACGCCCAGGGGCGGCGCACCGCGCGGGAGAACCTCGCCGACCTCGTCGACGAGGGCAGCTTCCTCGAGTACGGACCGCTGGTCTTCGCCGCGCAGGAGCGCCGCCGCAGCCGGGAGGAGCTCCAGGAGCGCACCCCGGCCGACGGCGTCGTCGGCGGGCTGGCCGACGTCAACGGCGCCCTCGTCGGGCGCGACCGCAGCGCGGCGGTCGTCGTCTCCTACGACTACACCGTGCTCGCCGGCACCCAGGGCATGCGCGGCCACCTGAAGAAGGACCGGCTGTTCGAGCTGGCCGAGCAGCGCCGGCTGCCGGTCGTCCTCTTCGCCGAGGGCGGGGGAGGCCGGCCCGGCGACGTCGACTCGGGACACATCTCCGCGCTCGACACGATGGCCTTCACCCTCTTCGGCAAGCTCTCGGGCCTGGTGCCGACCGTCGGCATCGCCAGCGGCCGCTGCTTCGCCGGCAACGCCGCGCTGCTGGGCACCTGCGACGTCGTCATCGCCACCGAGGACGCCACCATCGGCATGGGCGGCCCGGCGATGATCGAGGGCGGCGGGCTCGGCGTCGTCGACCCCGACGACATCGGCCCGATCGACGTCCAGCACGCCAACGGCGTCGTGGACGTCCGGGTCGCCGACGACGCCGCCGCCGTCGCCGCGGCCCGGCAGTACCTCTCCTACTTCCAGGGCCCGGTGGCCGACTGGACCGCCCCCGACCAGCGGGTGCTCCGGCACCTGGTGCCCGAGAACCGCAAGCGGGCCTACGACATGCGCGCCGTGCTGCACGCGCTGGCCGACGAGGGGTCGGTGCTCGAGCTCCGCGACGGCTGGGGGCACGGGACGATCACCGCGCTCGCCCGGGTCGAGGGGGCGCCGGTCGGCGTCGTCGCCAACGTGCCCACCCACCTCGGCGGGGCGATCGACGCCGACGCCGCCGACAAGGCCGCCCGCTTCCTCCAGCTCTGCGACGCCCACGGCCTGCCGGTCGTGTTCCTCTGCGACACCCCGGGCTTCATGGTCGGCCCCGAGTCGGAGCGGACCGCGACCGTCCGGCACTTCTCCCGGCTGTTCGTCATCGGCGCGAACCTGTCGGTGCCCATCGGCACCGTCGTCGTCCGCAAGGCCTACGGCCTGGGCGCGCAGGCGATGGCCGGCGGCAGCATGAAGGTGCCGCGGTTCGCCGTCGGCTGGCCGACCAGCGAGTTCGGCCCCATGGGCCTGGAAGGGGCCGTGCGGCTGGGCATGCGCCGGGAGCTCGCGGCCATCGAGGACGACGCCGAGCGCGCCGCCGCGTACGACGCCGCCGTCGCCGCGGCCTACGAGAGGGGGCGCGGCCTCAACGTCGCCGCCCACTGGGAGATCGACGACGTGATCGACCCGGCCGACACCCGGCGCTGGATCACCACCCTCACCCGGGAGGTGGCGGCGACGCCGCGGCCGCCCGGCCGGGTGCGCCCGCACGTCGACACCTGGTGA
- a CDS encoding NlpC/P60 family protein — MTTTRTSTTRRSLRGATLALVTGAGIALAPLPASASVGDAPSGAPVAMAAAPAPHHAAPVAAPTHAAQVAVDSALSKLGAPYVWGGTGPGGYDCSGLTWSSYRDAGITLPRTSRAQSTVGVHVDRAHLQPGDLIFFYSPVGHVAMYIGNGLMVHSSTFGQPVKVVPVDSMWGYNTARRVV; from the coding sequence ATGACGACCACTCGCACGTCCACGACCCGTCGTTCGCTCCGCGGGGCGACGCTCGCCCTCGTCACCGGCGCGGGGATCGCCCTCGCCCCCCTGCCCGCCTCGGCCTCCGTCGGTGACGCACCGTCCGGCGCGCCGGTGGCCATGGCCGCCGCCCCGGCGCCCCACCACGCCGCTCCGGTCGCGGCGCCCACCCACGCCGCGCAGGTCGCCGTCGACAGCGCGCTGTCCAAGCTCGGGGCGCCCTACGTCTGGGGCGGCACCGGCCCCGGCGGCTACGACTGCTCCGGCCTGACCTGGTCGTCCTACCGCGACGCGGGCATCACGCTGCCGCGCACCTCGCGCGCCCAGTCGACGGTGGGTGTGCACGTCGACCGCGCCCACCTGCAGCCCGGCGACCTGATCTTCTTCTACTCGCCGGTCGGGCACGTCGCGATGTACATCGGCAACGGGCTGATGGTGCACTCCTCGACGTTCGGCCAGCCGGTGAAGGTCGTCCCCGTCGACTCGATGTGGGGCTACAACACCGCCCGCCGCGTCGTCTGA
- a CDS encoding hemerythrin domain-containing protein has translation MKADEVLIAHHDVLRGLLRDLAETTDAQAGRREELRDRFLREIEIHAQIEDELFYPAVPDVSPLLALAHAEHRQIDDQVATVMRMDVSDPEFTTEVRMLEKTVRHHTMEEEQRMFPQSHALGEERLEELGEQLRARQRELAESGGMRLIVRLKRATLRHV, from the coding sequence ATGAAGGCCGACGAGGTCCTGATCGCGCACCACGACGTCCTGCGCGGGCTGCTCCGCGACCTGGCCGAGACCACCGACGCCCAGGCCGGGCGGCGGGAGGAGCTGCGGGACCGGTTCCTGCGCGAGATCGAGATCCACGCCCAGATAGAGGACGAGCTGTTCTACCCCGCCGTCCCCGACGTCTCCCCGCTGCTGGCCCTCGCGCACGCCGAGCACCGGCAGATCGACGACCAGGTCGCCACCGTCATGCGCATGGACGTCAGCGACCCGGAGTTCACCACCGAGGTCCGCATGCTCGAGAAGACGGTGCGCCACCACACGATGGAGGAGGAGCAGCGCATGTTCCCCCAGTCGCACGCCCTGGGGGAGGAGCGCCTCGAGGAGCTCGGCGAGCAGTTGCGGGCGCGGCAGCGGGAGCTGGCCGAGTCCGGTGGGATGCGGCTGATCGTGCGGCTCAAGCGCGCGACCCTCCGGCACGTGTAG